The proteins below come from a single Paracoccus sp. SCSIO 75233 genomic window:
- the ruvX gene encoding Holliday junction resolvase RuvX, producing MIFEEITDFAAALPAAGAVAGLDLGTKTLGVAVSDGLRQVATPLTVIRRKKFTLDAQALLKIAADRGLVGLVLGLPRNMDGTEGPRAQSTRAFARNLTGLTDLPLTYWDERLSTVAAERALLEADTSRRRRAEVIDQVAAGYILQGALDRLRFIQAG from the coding sequence ATGATCTTCGAGGAGATCACCGATTTCGCCGCCGCCCTGCCCGCCGCCGGGGCTGTGGCGGGGCTGGATCTCGGCACGAAGACACTGGGCGTGGCGGTCAGCGACGGGCTGCGGCAGGTGGCGACCCCGCTGACGGTGATCCGGCGCAAGAAATTCACCCTCGACGCCCAGGCGCTGCTGAAGATCGCCGCCGATCGCGGGCTGGTCGGGCTGGTCCTCGGCCTGCCGCGCAATATGGACGGGACCGAGGGGCCGCGCGCCCAATCCACCCGCGCCTTCGCCCGCAACCTGACCGGGCTGACCGATCTGCCCCTCACCTACTGGGACGAGCGGCTGTCGACGGTCGCCGCAGAACGTGCGCTGCTGGAAGCCGACACCTCCCGCCGCCGCCGCGCCGAGGTGATAGATCAGGTCGCGGCGGGGTATATTTTACAGGGCGCGCTGGATCGGTTGAGGTTTATTCAGGCGGGGTAG
- a CDS encoding calcium/sodium antiporter: protein MIVDILLILAGLGLLVLGGDFLVRGAVALALRLGIAPVIVGLTVLAFGTSAPELIVSVAAAIGGQPAIALGNVVGSNIANVLLILGATALIAPVLSHDDELKVSWRYAVAASVLLIALCFAGPLIWWHGVVLLAGLAATLTMQIRSAKAGKGEGPELEVQKSSAGKIAIWLAIGMIALPIGARLLVDGASDIARAFGISEAVIGLTLVAIGTSLPELAASATSALRGRADMAMGNVIGSNLFNILSIMGITAFFGPLEVPEQMLRFDLWFMLACTLLVGPFILRHIPVSRLAGGALLAIYALYTLWLLV, encoded by the coding sequence GTGATCGTTGACATACTCCTTATCCTCGCCGGTCTGGGATTGCTGGTTCTTGGCGGCGATTTTCTGGTGCGGGGCGCGGTTGCCCTGGCGCTGCGTCTGGGTATTGCCCCTGTGATCGTGGGGCTGACCGTGCTGGCCTTCGGCACTTCGGCGCCTGAACTGATCGTCTCCGTTGCCGCAGCGATTGGTGGCCAGCCCGCCATCGCGCTTGGCAATGTCGTCGGCTCCAATATCGCCAATGTGCTGCTGATCCTTGGCGCGACCGCCCTGATCGCGCCGGTGCTGAGCCATGATGACGAACTCAAGGTCAGCTGGCGCTACGCTGTCGCTGCGTCCGTGCTGCTGATCGCGCTGTGTTTTGCCGGGCCTCTGATATGGTGGCACGGTGTCGTGCTGCTGGCAGGTCTGGCGGCGACGCTGACCATGCAGATCCGCAGCGCGAAAGCCGGCAAGGGCGAAGGACCGGAACTGGAGGTCCAGAAATCCAGCGCCGGGAAAATCGCGATCTGGCTGGCGATTGGCATGATCGCCCTGCCGATTGGTGCGCGGCTGCTGGTGGATGGCGCATCCGACATCGCCCGCGCCTTCGGGATCAGCGAAGCCGTGATCGGCCTGACACTGGTCGCCATTGGTACGTCGCTGCCGGAACTGGCCGCCTCCGCGACCTCCGCCCTGCGGGGGCGGGCGGATATGGCTATGGGTAATGTGATCGGGTCGAACCTGTTCAACATCCTGTCGATCATGGGCATCACGGCATTCTTCGGCCCGCTTGAGGTGCCGGAGCAGATGCTGCGCTTCGACCTGTGGTTCATGCTGGCCTGCACATTGCTGGTCGGACCATTCATCCTGCGCCATATCCCTGTCAGCCGTCTGGCGGGCGGGGCGTTGCTTGCGATCTATGCGCTTTACACCCTTTGGTTGCTGGTATGA
- a CDS encoding S49 family peptidase, with the protein MAMRLPFVNRPPRVSVVRLQGSIGIPARNGAAGLNDAALATALEKAFTKGKPVAVALAINSPGGSPVQSSLIAARIRRLAEKHEVPVHAFVEDVAASGGYWLASAADKIWADECSVVGSIGVISGGFGFQDFIARHGIERRIHTAGASKSQLDMFRAEKPEDVERLKRLLDDMHRIFIAQVKSRRGERLAARDEVFSGEFWLARRAQDLGLIDGIAHLGPKMREVFGDKIRFQSFGARRPFLRRFGVSGEQIASDAIAAIEERASFERFGL; encoded by the coding sequence ATGGCCATGAGATTACCATTCGTAAACCGTCCCCCGCGTGTCAGCGTCGTCCGGCTGCAAGGCAGCATCGGCATCCCCGCCCGTAACGGAGCGGCAGGGTTGAACGATGCAGCCCTCGCGACTGCCCTTGAAAAAGCCTTTACCAAGGGAAAGCCGGTCGCTGTGGCGCTTGCGATCAACTCGCCCGGCGGCTCGCCCGTGCAATCCTCGCTGATTGCTGCGCGGATCAGGCGGCTGGCTGAGAAACATGAGGTTCCGGTCCACGCTTTTGTCGAGGATGTGGCGGCCTCCGGCGGGTACTGGCTTGCCTCTGCCGCGGACAAGATCTGGGCGGATGAATGCTCTGTTGTCGGCTCCATCGGGGTGATCTCCGGTGGTTTTGGATTTCAGGACTTCATTGCCCGCCACGGGATCGAGCGGCGTATCCACACGGCCGGCGCGTCGAAATCGCAGCTGGATATGTTCCGCGCCGAGAAGCCCGAAGATGTGGAGCGGCTGAAACGGCTGCTGGACGACATGCACCGGATTTTCATCGCGCAGGTCAAATCGCGCCGTGGCGAGCGGCTCGCGGCACGGGACGAAGTTTTCAGCGGCGAGTTCTGGCTCGCCCGCCGTGCGCAGGATTTGGGGCTGATCGACGGTATCGCACATCTTGGCCCGAAAATGCGCGAGGTTTTCGGTGACAAGATCCGCTTTCAAAGCTTCGGTGCCCGCAGACCCTTCCTGCGCCGCTTCGGTGTCTCGGGCGAACAGATAGCGTCCGACGCCATCGCGGCGATTGAGGAACGCGCCAGCTTCGAGCGGTTCGGCCTGTGA
- the ccmI gene encoding c-type cytochrome biogenesis protein CcmI: MFWLLATALTIIIAVSILLPFWRSSRAEAEPAAAFDLRVYRGQLQEVERDLSRGVIDPAEAGRLRAEIGRKILEADRALAREKAAQGGSGGRHGAVAIAVLVGLIAAGAGIYAWLGAPARPDMPLASRITAADERYASRPTQQEAEAEAARRPRPDLPEPDPEFAQLIDQLRAAVAERPDDPQGLALLARNEVRLGNVLAAKEAQARLVTVLGDRATAEDHAFLAGLMAEAAGGVITSEAEAELARALQLDPQNTQARYMAGLLEAQNGRPDRAFPIWAQLLEDTPSSSPWAMTVRQVIGDVAWMAGEPNYVPPEMAQSAPAMPGPDADAMAAAADMTPEDRAAFVRSMVDQLQDRLATEGGSAEEWARLISALGVLGDTEQAGAIHAEAQARFADQPEALTLIDAAAAEAGLGE; encoded by the coding sequence ATGTTCTGGCTTCTCGCCACTGCCCTGACGATCATCATCGCTGTTTCAATCCTGCTGCCGTTCTGGCGCAGCTCGCGGGCGGAGGCCGAACCCGCCGCTGCGTTTGATCTGCGCGTCTATCGCGGTCAGTTGCAGGAGGTCGAGCGTGACCTGTCGCGCGGCGTGATCGACCCTGCGGAGGCCGGGCGGTTGCGGGCTGAAATCGGACGGAAGATTTTGGAAGCCGACCGGGCTCTGGCGCGGGAAAAAGCCGCACAAGGCGGCTCCGGCGGGCGCCACGGCGCGGTCGCCATCGCGGTTCTGGTCGGGCTGATCGCAGCAGGTGCAGGGATTTATGCCTGGCTCGGTGCGCCGGCACGGCCCGACATGCCGCTGGCATCGCGCATCACCGCCGCCGATGAGCGCTATGCCAGCCGCCCCACCCAGCAGGAGGCCGAGGCGGAGGCGGCGCGCCGTCCCCGGCCCGATCTGCCAGAACCGGACCCGGAATTCGCACAGCTCATCGACCAGCTTCGCGCGGCAGTGGCCGAGCGCCCGGACGATCCGCAGGGGCTGGCGCTGCTGGCCCGTAACGAGGTGCGGCTGGGCAATGTCCTCGCCGCGAAGGAGGCGCAGGCGCGGCTGGTCACGGTGCTGGGCGACCGGGCGACGGCAGAGGATCACGCTTTCCTCGCCGGGCTGATGGCCGAGGCCGCCGGGGGTGTGATCACAAGCGAGGCAGAGGCGGAACTCGCGCGCGCCTTGCAGCTTGATCCGCAGAATACGCAGGCCCGCTACATGGCCGGGCTGCTTGAGGCGCAGAATGGCCGCCCCGACCGCGCCTTTCCGATCTGGGCGCAGCTGCTGGAGGATACCCCGTCAAGCTCGCCTTGGGCGATGACGGTGCGGCAGGTCATCGGGGATGTCGCATGGATGGCGGGCGAGCCGAATTATGTGCCGCCTGAAATGGCCCAATCCGCCCCCGCCATGCCCGGCCCCGACGCCGATGCGATGGCCGCCGCGGCGGATATGACGCCGGAAGATCGCGCGGCCTTTGTGCGCAGCATGGTCGATCAGCTACAGGACCGGCTGGCGACGGAGGGCGGCAGCGCGGAGGAATGGGCGCGGCTGATCTCTGCCCTCGGGGTGCTGGGCGACACGGAACAGGCCGGCGCCATCCATGCCGAGGCGCAGGCGCGATTTGCCGATCAGCCGGAGGCGTTGACGCTGATCGACGCCGCCGCAGCAGAGGCCGGGCTGGGCGAATGA
- a CDS encoding superoxide dismutase, whose amino-acid sequence MAFTLPDLPYAHDALADLGMSKETLEFHHDIHHKAYVDNGNKLIAGTEWEGKSVEEIVKGTYQSGAVAQNGIFNNASQHWNHTQFWEMMGPGGDTMPGELEKALTESFGSVDKFKEEFAAAGAGQFGSGWAWLVKDSDGSLKVTRTENGVNPLCFGQTALLGCDVWEHSYYIDFRNKRPAYLENFLSKLVNWENVAGRM is encoded by the coding sequence ATGGCCTTTACGCTTCCCGATCTTCCCTATGCCCATGATGCGCTTGCCGATCTGGGTATGTCCAAGGAAACGCTGGAATTTCACCACGATATTCACCACAAGGCCTATGTCGATAACGGCAACAAGCTGATCGCCGGGACCGAGTGGGAAGGCAAATCCGTCGAAGAGATCGTCAAGGGCACCTACCAGTCCGGCGCGGTTGCGCAGAACGGTATCTTCAACAATGCCAGCCAGCATTGGAACCACACCCAGTTCTGGGAAATGATGGGTCCGGGCGGCGATACCATGCCGGGTGAGCTGGAAAAGGCGCTGACCGAGAGCTTTGGTTCGGTCGACAAATTCAAGGAAGAATTCGCCGCAGCGGGTGCGGGTCAGTTCGGCTCTGGCTGGGCGTGGCTGGTCAAGGACAGCGATGGCAGCCTGAAGGTGACCAGGACCGAAAACGGCGTGAACCCGCTTTGCTTCGGGCAGACCGCGCTGCTGGGTTGCGATGTGTGGGAGCACTCCTACTACATCGATTTCCGCAACAAGCGTCCGGCTTATCTGGAGAACTTCCTGAGCAAGCTGGTGAACTGGGAAAACGTCGCAGGACGCATGTAA
- the uvrC gene encoding excinuclease ABC subunit UvrC has translation MTDSTPRQTGHAVIADYLRTLDSSPGVYRMLGEKGDVLYVGKARNLKARVSSYAREHGHTGRIARMIRETHSMMFLTTRTETEALLLEQNLIKQLKPRYNVLLRDDKSFPNILVAKAHPFPQIKKHRGAKSEKGDYYGPFAGAGAVNRTLNQLQRVFLLRNCTDAVFESRTRPCLLYQIKRCSAPCVGRISEQDYGALVEDAELFLKGRSTKIQADLAAEMAAAAEAMEYERAAALRDRIKALTAVQSVQAINPRGIAEADLVALHMDGGQACVQVFFIRGNQSWGNRDFYPRLGGAESPDEVMQAFLMQFYDNKVPPRMVLLSHGVEDMDLMAEALSEKAGRKVVLGVPQRGEKAEMVENALRNARESLARRMSESAAQMRLLEGLAEAFDLPATPQRIEVYDNSHIMGTNAVGGMVVAGPEGWIKSQYRKFNIKGTEITPGDDFGMMKEVLTRRFSRLLKEDPDRQGETWPDLLLIDGGAGQVSAVHEIMADLGVEDIPMIGVAKGVDRDHGKEEFHRFGQRPFALRMNDPVLYFIQRMRDEAHRWAIGTHRAKRAKAVSATPLDEVPGVGASRKRALLAHFGSAKAVSRAAVADLTAVDGISEGLAQKIYDHFRG, from the coding sequence ATGACCGATTCCACCCCCAGACAGACCGGCCACGCCGTCATCGCCGATTACCTCCGCACGCTGGATTCCAGCCCCGGCGTTTACCGGATGCTCGGCGAGAAGGGCGATGTGCTTTATGTCGGCAAGGCGCGAAATCTGAAGGCACGGGTCTCCAGCTATGCGCGCGAACACGGCCATACCGGCCGGATTGCCCGGATGATCCGCGAAACACACTCGATGATGTTTCTGACCACCCGGACAGAGACCGAGGCGCTGTTGCTGGAACAGAACCTCATCAAGCAACTCAAACCGCGCTACAATGTGCTGCTGCGCGACGACAAATCCTTTCCGAATATCCTCGTCGCCAAGGCGCATCCTTTTCCCCAGATCAAGAAACATCGCGGCGCGAAAAGCGAGAAGGGGGATTATTACGGCCCCTTCGCCGGGGCGGGGGCGGTGAACCGGACGCTGAACCAGTTGCAGCGGGTCTTCCTGCTGCGCAACTGCACGGATGCCGTGTTTGAAAGCCGCACCCGGCCCTGCCTGCTGTACCAGATCAAGCGGTGCAGCGCGCCTTGCGTGGGCCGGATATCGGAACAGGATTACGGCGCGCTTGTCGAGGATGCGGAGCTGTTCCTCAAGGGCCGCAGCACCAAGATTCAGGCCGATCTCGCCGCTGAAATGGCAGCGGCGGCGGAGGCGATGGAATATGAACGCGCCGCCGCCCTGCGTGACCGGATCAAGGCGCTGACCGCCGTGCAATCGGTGCAGGCGATCAACCCACGCGGGATTGCCGAGGCGGATCTGGTGGCGCTGCATATGGATGGCGGGCAGGCCTGCGTTCAGGTGTTCTTCATCCGCGGCAACCAAAGCTGGGGCAACCGCGACTTCTATCCCCGCCTCGGCGGTGCGGAATCGCCCGATGAGGTGATGCAGGCCTTCCTGATGCAGTTCTACGACAACAAGGTGCCGCCGCGCATGGTGCTGCTGAGCCACGGTGTCGAGGATATGGACCTGATGGCGGAGGCGCTGTCGGAAAAGGCCGGGCGCAAGGTGGTGCTCGGCGTGCCTCAGCGTGGTGAAAAGGCCGAGATGGTGGAGAACGCGCTGCGCAACGCCCGCGAATCTCTCGCCCGGCGCATGTCGGAAAGTGCCGCCCAGATGCGGCTGCTGGAGGGGCTGGCGGAAGCCTTCGATCTGCCCGCCACGCCGCAGCGGATCGAGGTCTACGACAACTCGCATATCATGGGCACGAACGCTGTCGGCGGCATGGTCGTAGCGGGGCCGGAAGGCTGGATCAAAAGCCAGTACCGCAAGTTCAACATCAAGGGGACGGAGATCACGCCGGGCGACGATTTCGGCATGATGAAAGAGGTGCTGACGCGGCGCTTTTCCCGCCTGCTGAAGGAAGACCCCGACCGGCAGGGGGAGACATGGCCCGACCTGCTGCTGATCGACGGCGGTGCCGGTCAGGTCAGCGCCGTGCATGAGATCATGGCCGATCTCGGCGTGGAGGATATTCCGATGATCGGCGTCGCCAAGGGCGTCGACCGCGACCACGGCAAGGAGGAATTTCACCGCTTCGGCCAGCGCCCCTTTGCGCTGCGCATGAATGACCCGGTGCTGTATTTCATCCAGCGCATGCGGGATGAGGCGCATCGCTGGGCCATCGGCACGCACCGGGCGAAACGGGCCAAGGCGGTCTCAGCCACCCCTCTCGACGAGGTGCCAGGCGTCGGCGCGTCTCGCAAACGCGCGCTTCTTGCGCATTTCGGTTCGGCAAAGGCCGTCAGCCGCGCCGCCGTCGCCGACCTGACCGCCGTGGACGGCATCAGCGAGGGGCTGGCGCAGAAGATATATGATCATTTTCGGGGGTGA
- a CDS encoding acetyl-CoA carboxylase carboxyltransferase subunit alpha — translation MTYLDFEKPLADIEGKAEELRAMGRDDEGVDVEKEAAALDKKAEILLKDLYGDLDAWRKTQVARHPERPHCRDYVDALFTEFTPLAGDRAFGDDHAVMGGLARFNDQPCVIIGHEKGSDTKSRLLHNFGMARPEGYRKAIRLMDMAHRFGLPVITLVDTQGAYPGKGAEERGQSEAIARCTQKCLEIGVPLVSTIIGEGGSGGAVAFATANRIAMLEHSIYSVISPEGCASILWKDTEKMRDAAKALRLTAQDLKQLGVIDRIAAEPLGGAQRDPEAAIASVGKEIEAMLTELAGKTPEELVKDRRQKFLDMGKKGLA, via the coding sequence ATGACCTATCTCGATTTCGAAAAACCGCTGGCCGATATCGAAGGCAAAGCCGAAGAATTGCGCGCCATGGGCCGTGACGACGAAGGCGTGGATGTCGAAAAAGAGGCCGCCGCCCTTGATAAAAAAGCCGAAATCCTGCTGAAGGATCTTTATGGCGATCTGGATGCGTGGCGCAAGACGCAGGTCGCGCGACACCCGGAACGCCCGCATTGCCGCGACTATGTCGACGCGCTGTTCACCGAATTCACGCCGCTTGCCGGTGACCGGGCCTTCGGCGATGACCATGCCGTGATGGGCGGTCTGGCACGGTTCAACGATCAACCCTGTGTCATTATCGGCCATGAGAAGGGATCGGACACGAAATCCCGCCTTCTGCATAATTTCGGCATGGCCCGGCCCGAGGGGTATCGCAAGGCGATCCGGCTGATGGACATGGCGCATCGTTTCGGCCTGCCGGTCATCACGCTGGTCGACACGCAGGGTGCCTATCCCGGCAAGGGTGCCGAAGAACGCGGCCAGTCCGAAGCCATTGCCCGCTGCACCCAGAAATGCCTTGAGATCGGAGTTCCGTTGGTCTCCACCATTATCGGCGAGGGCGGATCGGGCGGGGCTGTTGCCTTTGCAACGGCCAACCGGATCGCCATGCTGGAACATTCGATCTATTCGGTGATCTCGCCCGAAGGCTGCGCCTCGATCCTGTGGAAGGACACGGAGAAGATGCGGGACGCCGCCAAGGCGCTGCGCCTGACCGCGCAGGATCTGAAACAGCTTGGCGTGATCGACCGGATCGCCGCCGAGCCGCTGGGCGGCGCACAGCGCGACCCGGAGGCCGCAATTGCATCGGTCGGCAAGGAGATCGAAGCGATGCTGACGGAACTGGCCGGGAAGACGCCGGAAGAACTGGTGAAGGACCGGCGGCAGAAATTTCTGGATATGGGGAAGAAGGGGCTGGCCTGA
- the secG gene encoding preprotein translocase subunit SecG, whose product MENVILTVHLILALLLIGVVLLQRSEGGGLGMGGGGGGGVMTGRQAANALSKFTWLLAVGFLITSITLTVIAARNATGGSVLDQLDIGTGTAEEESGDTGSTGLENYAPPPGVGQPATPPAAPGTAAPAPATAESPAGEAPAAPATPPPAN is encoded by the coding sequence TTGGAAAACGTCATCCTGACCGTCCACCTGATTCTCGCGCTGCTGCTGATCGGCGTTGTGCTTCTGCAACGCTCCGAAGGTGGCGGGCTCGGCATGGGCGGCGGCGGGGGCGGCGGTGTCATGACCGGGCGCCAGGCCGCGAACGCGCTCAGCAAGTTTACATGGCTGCTGGCGGTCGGGTTCCTGATTACCTCGATCACGCTGACGGTCATTGCCGCGCGTAACGCGACAGGCGGATCGGTTCTGGACCAGTTGGATATCGGCACTGGCACGGCGGAAGAGGAAAGCGGCGACACTGGCAGCACCGGGCTGGAGAACTACGCGCCGCCCCCCGGCGTCGGTCAACCCGCAACGCCGCCCGCGGCACCGGGGACCGCAGCCCCTGCCCCGGCAACGGCGGAAAGCCCGGCCGGCGAGGCACCGGCAGCGCCCGCCACGCCTCCGCCCGCGAACTGA
- a CDS encoding DUF6522 family protein — MAEITRNGEDFTVDAATIAEGLDLPEHAIARAMSTGAITTRTERGEGPDEGRFRLSFFYRRQVLRLTVDSDGNLLSRARFERSQN; from the coding sequence ATGGCGGAGATCACCCGGAACGGCGAGGATTTCACCGTCGATGCGGCAACCATTGCCGAAGGGCTCGACCTGCCCGAACACGCCATCGCCCGCGCCATGTCCACCGGCGCCATCACCACCCGCACAGAACGCGGCGAAGGCCCCGATGAAGGCCGCTTCCGCCTGTCCTTCTTCTACCGCCGGCAAGTCCTCCGCCTGACCGTGGACAGCGACGGAAACCTGCTCAGCCGGGCCCGTTTCGAGCGTTCGCAGAACTGA
- a CDS encoding CTP synthase, producing MARYIFITGGVVSSLGKGLASAALGALLQARGFTVRLRKLDPYLNVDPGTMSPFEHGEVFVTDDGAETDLDLGHYERFTGVHARKTDSISSGRIYSNVLEKERRGEYLGKTIQVIPHVTNEIKDFIAIGDDEVDFMLCEIGGTVGDIEGLPFFEAIRQFTHERPRGECILMHLTLLPYLAASGELKTKPTQHSVKELQSIGLAPDVLVCRSEHPIPEKERAKIALFCNVRPDAVIPAYDLNSIYEAPLAYHRAGLDQAVLNAFAISPAPRPDLTRWEDVMDRLTNTDGTVKIAIVGKYTQLEDAYKSIAEALTHGGMANRVKVKSDWIAAEDIEAEGGLHLLDGYHGIIVPGGFGERGTEGMITAAKYAREKNVPYLGICLGMQMAVIEAARNLAGIEDAGSEEFDHEAGETRFTPIVYHLKEWVQGNYTVQRSVHDDKGGTMRLGSYTAILKPESKISEIYDGALEIEDRHRHRYEVDSSHIPQLEAAGLCFSGMSPDGKLPEAIEYPDHRWFIGVQAHPELKSKPFDPAPLFAGFIEAAKEGARLV from the coding sequence ATGGCGCGTTACATTTTCATTACCGGCGGCGTTGTGTCCTCCCTCGGCAAGGGGTTGGCCTCGGCTGCGCTTGGCGCGCTGTTGCAGGCCCGGGGCTTTACCGTCAGGCTGCGCAAGCTGGACCCCTATCTGAACGTCGATCCCGGCACCATGTCGCCCTTTGAACATGGTGAGGTGTTCGTGACCGATGACGGCGCGGAAACCGATCTCGACCTCGGCCATTACGAGCGCTTCACCGGGGTTCACGCGCGCAAGACCGATTCGATTTCATCTGGCCGAATCTATTCCAACGTGCTGGAGAAAGAGCGTCGCGGCGAGTATCTCGGCAAGACCATTCAGGTCATTCCTCACGTCACAAATGAGATCAAGGATTTCATCGCCATTGGTGACGACGAGGTCGATTTCATGCTGTGCGAGATCGGCGGCACGGTCGGCGATATCGAGGGCCTGCCCTTCTTCGAGGCCATCCGCCAGTTCACCCATGAACGCCCGCGCGGCGAGTGCATCCTGATGCATCTGACGCTGCTGCCCTATCTGGCAGCAAGCGGAGAGTTGAAGACCAAGCCGACCCAGCACAGCGTCAAGGAACTGCAATCCATCGGCCTTGCGCCTGACGTACTGGTCTGCCGCTCCGAACATCCGATCCCGGAGAAGGAGCGGGCCAAGATCGCGCTGTTCTGTAACGTCCGCCCCGATGCGGTGATCCCTGCCTATGACCTGAACTCCATCTACGAGGCGCCGCTGGCCTATCATCGCGCCGGTCTGGATCAGGCGGTGCTCAACGCCTTCGCCATCAGCCCGGCCCCACGTCCCGATCTGACCCGTTGGGAAGACGTGATGGACCGGCTGACCAACACTGACGGCACGGTGAAGATCGCCATTGTCGGCAAATACACTCAGCTTGAGGACGCCTATAAATCCATTGCAGAGGCTCTGACGCATGGCGGCATGGCCAACCGCGTGAAGGTGAAATCCGACTGGATCGCCGCCGAGGATATCGAGGCCGAAGGCGGGCTACACCTTCTGGACGGCTATCACGGCATCATCGTCCCCGGCGGCTTTGGCGAACGCGGGACCGAAGGCATGATTACAGCCGCGAAATATGCGCGCGAGAAGAATGTGCCTTATCTGGGCATCTGCCTTGGCATGCAGATGGCGGTGATCGAGGCCGCGCGCAATCTGGCCGGTATCGAAGACGCAGGTTCGGAGGAGTTCGATCACGAAGCCGGCGAAACGCGGTTTACACCCATTGTCTACCACCTGAAGGAATGGGTTCAGGGCAACTACACGGTCCAGCGCTCCGTTCATGACGACAAGGGTGGAACGATGCGTCTGGGATCTTATACGGCGATCCTGAAACCGGAATCGAAGATTTCGGAAATCTATGACGGCGCGCTGGAAATCGAGGATCGCCATCGCCATCGATATGAGGTCGACAGCAGCCATATTCCCCAGCTGGAGGCGGCAGGGCTGTGTTTCTCGGGCATGTCACCGGACGGAAAACTGCCGGAGGCGATCGAATATCCCGATCACCGCTGGTTCATCGGCGTGCAGGCGCATCCGGAACTGAAGTCGAAACCTTTCGATCCCGCGCCGCTGTTTGCGGGGTTTATTGAGGCGGCGAAAGAAGGGGCGAGGCTGGTTTAA
- a CDS encoding SDR family oxidoreductase translates to MNVALVTGAARRLGREMALCLAKAGYDVAIHYNASREEAEQTARDAGRLGVRAVAFAADLLDPDAVEGLVPRVAGEMGQLSVLVNNASLFAYDDIQSASRDSWDRHIGSNLRAPFFLAQAFAAQAPAADRSGTEPVPRALVINMVDQRVLKPTPEFLTYAIAKAGLWDLTRMLAQALAPDIRVNAIGPGPTLQGRHQSAGDFAAERGATILRRGADGSDVTDALLYFLNARAVTGQLICVDGGQHLVWQDNGIP, encoded by the coding sequence ATGAACGTCGCACTTGTGACCGGCGCGGCGCGGCGGCTTGGTCGGGAGATGGCGCTTTGCCTGGCGAAAGCGGGGTATGACGTTGCCATCCATTACAACGCCTCGCGCGAGGAGGCGGAGCAGACCGCACGGGATGCAGGCCGTCTTGGCGTCCGCGCCGTAGCCTTTGCCGCGGACCTGCTTGATCCGGATGCGGTTGAGGGGCTGGTGCCGCGCGTCGCGGGCGAGATGGGGCAGCTTTCGGTGCTGGTCAACAACGCCTCGCTTTTTGCCTATGACGATATCCAATCCGCAAGCCGGGACAGCTGGGACCGGCATATCGGCTCCAACCTGCGGGCGCCGTTCTTTCTGGCCCAGGCATTCGCCGCGCAGGCGCCGGCAGCGGATCGCAGCGGCACTGAACCCGTTCCCCGGGCGCTTGTCATCAATATGGTCGACCAGCGCGTCCTGAAGCCGACGCCGGAATTCCTGACCTACGCCATCGCCAAGGCCGGGCTGTGGGATCTGACCCGGATGCTGGCACAGGCGCTCGCCCCCGACATTCGCGTGAACGCCATCGGGCCCGGGCCGACGCTTCAGGGTCGACATCAATCCGCCGGGGATTTCGCGGCAGAGCGTGGCGCGACGATCCTGCGACGCGGTGCCGATGGCAGCGATGTGACCGATGCGCTTCTGTATTTCCTGAATGCGCGGGCGGTCACAGGCCAGTTGATCTGCGTCGATGGCGGTCAGCATCTGGTCTGGCAGGACAACGGTATACCGTGA